The Mannheimia granulomatis sequence CGAGATTCGTGACGTTCTGTACCGATAATATGCAAACCACCGGCTTTCATCACCGTTTCATAACGTTCTTGCCAGGCTGTTTTAATTTCATCAATCTGCTCTTGGGTCGGATTTTCTAACTTGGCAATTTCCATTTTCCAGTTACCACCAAGCACAATATCGGTACCACGACCAGCCATATTAGTTGCAATAGTAACCGCACCCGGTGCACCTGCTTCAGCAACAATTTCCGCTTCTTGGGCATGGAATTTCGCATTTAATACGTTATGAGGAATGCCCGCTTTGGTTAACTCTGCAGAGAGTAATTCCGATTTTTCAACAGATGCCGTACCAACTAATACTGGTTGTTTGCGTTCAATACAATCTTTGATTTCATGAATAATTGCTGCAAATTTTTCCGCTTCGCTTTTGAACATTAAGTCTGTGCGATCATCACGAATCACCGGCTTGTTAGTTGGAATCACAACCGTGTTTAATCCATAAATTTGTTGGAACTCAAATGCTTCGGTGTCTGCAGTCCCTGTCATCCCTGCCAATTTTTCATATAAACGGAAATAGTTTTGGTAAGTGATAGAGGCAACGGTTTGGTTTTCCCCTTGAATATTCACACGCTCTTTCGCTTCAATGGCTTGGTGTAAACCATCTGACCAACGACGCCCAGCCATAGTACGGCCGGTGTGTTCATCAATAATAACCACTTCACCATCTTTTACAATGTAGTCCACATTCCGTTCAAATAGCTTATGCGCACGCAATGCTGCACTAACATGATGTAGTAGCGAAATACGAGCAGGGTGATATAAACTCTCTCCCTCTTCCATCAAGCCCATTTGGGTGAGGAAATCTTCTACCTTTACCATACCACGCTCGGTTAAATGAGCCTGTTTATTTTTCAGATCAACCGTAAAATCTCCTTCACCGGTGTATTCTTCGGTATCTTCTTTATCTTGCTGGATAAGGTGTGGAATAATTTGATCTACCGCTTGATAAATTTGGGTGGCATCTTCCGCAGGTCCGGAAATAATAAGCGGTGTACGGGCTTCGTCAATTAAGATTGAATCCACTTCATCCACTAAAGCGTAGTGCAATTCACGCTGGAAACGTTCGTTTTTATCGTGAGCCAAATTATCACGCAAATAGTCGAAACCTAATTCGCTATTGGTAGAATAAGTAATGTCCGCTTGGTAGGCAGCACGTTTTACCTCCGGTGGTAAGCCCGGCACATTCACTGCAACAGTTAAGCCTAAAAACTCAAATAACGGACGGTTTGTTTCCGCATCTCGGCGGGCAAGGTAATCATTTACCGTTACCACATGCACACCTCTACCGGTTAAAGCATTTAAATAACAAGGTAAAGTTGCGGTTAAAGTTTTACCTTCACCGGTACGCATTTCGGCAATATTACGCTCTGTTAACACCATGCCGCCAATTAATTGCACATCAAATGGACGCATTCCCATTACACGGCGGCTTGCTTCACGCACGGTAGCAAAAGCTTCGGGTAACAAGCTGTCTAGGCTGGCCCCTTCAGCTAAACGTTGTTTAAATTCTGTGGTTTTTGCTTGTAATTCTGCATCAGATAATTGCTCAAAAACATGCTCTAATTTATTAATTTGTGCAACACGTTTTTTTAAACGCTTTAAGATACGGTCATTGCTTGAGCCAAAAATAGCTGTCATTAATTTTGAGATCATTGTATTTTTCCTAAGTCCTAAATATAAATATGTAAAGTTTTGTGATGGTGAAGCTAAGATTTATATTTAAGCAACCGGACCGGCTCGAATCGGATACACATTTTGTCTATCGAAGCGGTAAGATTTTGCAAAAAATTCGCAAAAACTGACCGCTTGTGGTTTAATTTCCACAAGCAAATTGCGTTGTTCTACGATAAAGGGAGATTGTTGTTCAGCATCCGCAGCAGACTGCGTATATTGCACAACAGATTGATTGATAACGGTTTCTTGCTCACTTTCATTTGGATTTATTGCTTGAATTTCAGGTAAGGCAAGCATCGCAAACATACCTAAAAGTAATTGCGACCAAAAAGGAGTTTTATGAAAGTGTCTGAAAAATAAGTTCATTAAAATAGATTAAATAGAAAATTTAAGTGATTATACGCTAAATTTAAGTAGAATAAGCAAATTATTGGGTCAAGTAACGTAAAATCAAGTAGAAAACTGACAAAAATGGTAAACAGATGAAAAATTCAGCACCTAAAAATATTAATGAAGTTTTACAGAACTCTACTCTCAGCCGACTTGTCGAAAAAGCAAACTTCATCAATAATTTGAATCAAAAAGTGGAAAAATTACTGCCCGAATCATATCGTGGACTTTACCGTGTAGCAAATTTAGTTGATAATCAACTTATCATTAATGTGCAAAATGCTACTGTTCGTCAGGGCTTAATATTACAGCAAACAACATTACTACAACAGATACAAACAGATTTACCTGAAATAACGCAACTTGAATTTAGAGTAAATCCAAGCATTAAATAACTTAATAGAAGAGGAAAATGGTATGAAAAAAATCGCATTAGTTGGATTTACAGCGGCAATCTTAAGTGCGTGTTCATTACTACCGCAAAAAAGCGTAACAGGCACTTATGCGGGTGAATTACCTTGTGCAGATTGTGAAAAAATCCAAGCAAAACTTACCTTAAATGCCGATAAAACTTACCAATATGACACTGTATATTTCAAAGATAAAAAAGAATATGCTTACCGTGATAACGGCACTTATAGCTGGGAACCTAACAAAACCAATGTGATTCGCTTAGAAAAAGCTTCCGGCAACCTTGCATTCCAAGTATCTGACAGCCATGTTGAAATTTGCGATCCAAACGGTAACACGGTAAAAAGCAAACACAATTATAAACTGCAAAAGGTACGTTAAACATTATTTAAAAGAGATTTTCACGAATCTCTTTTTTATTTTCCGCCCCTTGCTTCTGCTATAAAAAAATCCCCAAGCGATGCATGCTTGGGGATAACCTAAAAATGAAAAAGTATTATCTACTTTAACTTAACCAAGGAAATATCTATGAAAACAGTAAGGAATCTTTCAGTATGAATGGCGGTGAGAGGGGGATTCGAACCCCCGATACACTTTCGCATATACACGCTTTCCAGGCGTGCTCCTTCAACCACTCGGACATCTCACCGAAACAAACAAAAAGATGGGCGTAAATATATCAATATTGCTGATAATTTTCAAGCATTTTATTTACAAAATAAAATAAATCACTTTTTAATCAATTAATGACCAATTCCTAAGCAATTTGGCGAGTCAGGTACTCTCCCACCGATATCTTCCCATTCAGCGGAAGTATATAAATGCAATGCCAAAGCATGAACCCCCTTTGCTAATTCTTCCGCCAAACAAGCATACACTGCTCGATGACGCGCGACTGCCCTTTTCCCCTCAAATTTATCCGAAACCAAGGTTAATTTAAAATGAGATTCAGCCCCTCTGCCCGAGCTGTGCATATAGCTTTCGTTTTCAATCTTGCATAAAACGGGCGAAAATTCGGAATTAATTTTCTGAATTATTGTCTGTTCTACTGACATTTTTGCTCTCTTTAATTGAAAATTAAAATAGAATGATACTATACTAGCAAAGATATTTCTCACAATTTCTTTAAAAGGAAGGATTTAATATATGAAACTCTCTAAAAAAACATTAGTTTTAGCAACTACCTTTGCCGCAGCATTATTAACAGGCTGCCAAAACCAATCAAATACACTTACATTCTCTACTCCAACGCCAACTGCGGTATTTAATACCAATAACCAAACCGCTGCGGTGAGTGTAATGACTCAAGATTTACGCACCTCACGCGAAATCGCAAGCTACACCAAAAACGGGGAAGTAATTCGCTTAACGGCAGTACCGGAAGTTGCTGCGATGTTTCAGCAAGCAGTACAACAAGACTTAAACGCTAAAGGCTTTCAAATTGTACAAGGTGCGGCAAATGCGAATGTTATCGTCAATATCCGTAAATTCTTTGCAACTGTAGAACAAGGTAACTTACGCTATAAAGCAGATGCTCAAGTAGGTGTTGAAGTTACTGTTCAAGGTGCAAGAGGCAACTTCAGCAAAAACTTCAACGCAACTCGCGGCTATGAAGGCGCATTCGGTGCCGATAATGATGAAATCAAAAAAGTGTTAGACCAAGCTTACTCTGATGTTGTAAAAGCAATTTATAATGACAACGAAGTGGCAAACGCTATTCATCAATTCAAATAATCTGCCTTTATAAGGCTATACAAGCGGTTAAATTTCTTCTGTTTTTTGCAAAAAATAGGAAAAATTCGACCGCTTGTGGTTTATTCATTTTGATGCTGTTGTTCGCAAGCAATAAAAAGCAATACAAAATTTAATTTACTGTTCCAGCATTTATCCTTAATATAAGGCAGGCAATCTGAATTGATTAGTCTGCCTTTGATTTTAAATAGATATATACCCAATGAGAATCCCAAGAATTTATCACCCCGAACCACTAGCCCATCAACAAAGTTGCGTTTTAAGCGAAGATGCTACCAATCATGTTGGGCGTGTTTTGCGTATGAAAGCAAGCGAGCAAATTATTTTATTTGATGGTTCAAACCACATTTTTAATGCGACTTTACAAGCGGTTGAAAAAAAGCAAATTATTGCAAAAATTAACTCAAGTGAGCTAGATAACAGAGAATCCAATTTACCTATTCATTTAGGGCAAGTTATTTCTCGTGGCGATCGCATGGAGTTTACCATTCAAAAATCGGTGGAGCTTGGAGTTAAAACTATCACGCCACTTTGGTCAGAGCGGTGTGGAGTAAAGCTTAACGACGAGCGACAAGATAAAAAACTACAACAATGGCAAAAAATTGCGATTGCAGCTTGTGAGCAATGCGGAAGAAATGAAATCCCCGAAATTCGTCCGATTATGAAACTAACAGACTGGTGTAAAGAACAAGATGAGATGCTTAAACTTAATCTTCACCCACGAGCTAAATACACCATTCGCCAATTACCTAATATGCCTACAGCCGGTGTTCGCTTATTAATTGGCTCTGAAGGCGGATTGTCCGCAGAAGAAATTGCTATGACTGAATCTGAAGGCTTTACCGAAGTCTTATTGGGCAAACGTGTATTACGTACAGAAACCGCATCACTTGCCGCAATTACGGCATTGCAGGTGTGTTTTGGAGATATTTAATGTTAGAAAATTTGCAAGGTAAATTTTTAATTGCGACACCGGAAATGGACGATGAATATTTTGATCGCACAGTTATCTATATTTGCGAACATAATCAACAAGGTGCGATGGGTGTTGTGATTAATACTCCAACCGATCTATCTGTGCTTGAGCTCATTACCCGCATGGATTTCCAAATGGCGAATCAGCGTGATTATAAAAAAGATCAAATGGTATTAAGTGGCGGACCGGTTAACCAAGATCGAGGATTTATTATTCACACTAAAACAGCAAATGACTTTATCCACACCTATCCGATCACAGATAAAATTACGTTAACAACTTCCGGAGATGTGCTAGACTCTTTCGGTACACCAAAATCACCAGAAAAATTTATTGTATGCTTAGGTTGCTCAACCTGGCGAAGCAGCCAACTTGAGCAAGAGATTGCACAAAATTATTGGATTGTGTCGGATGCAAATGAAAAAACGCTCTTTGAAACAAGCTATTTAGAGCGTTGGTCAGAAGCCTATGAGATGATGGGTATTTTAAGCATACCCTCCAGAGCAGGGAGAGCTTAATGCCAAAAACTGTAATCGCATTTGATTTTGGAACAAACAGTATCGGCTGTGCCGTAGGCCAAAGTATTACCGGAACAGCGCAAAACTTACCGGCTTTTAAAGCCCAAGACGGTATTCCCAATTGGGAAGAAATCGGTAAATTGTTAAAAGAATGGAAACCGGATCTATTAGTTGTCGGATTGCCACTAAATATGGACGGAACCGAACAACCTTTAACCCAAAGGGCGAAAAAATTTGCCAATCGCTTAAATGGCAGATTTAATCTACCTGTTGAGTTACAAGATGAGCGTTTAACCACTGTCGAAGCGAAAGCTGAAATTTTTTCTCGTGGTGGTTATAAGGCATTAAAAAAAGAGAAAGTAGATTCCATTTCTGCTTGTTTAATTTTAGAAAGTTGGTTTGAAAATCACTAATTTGCCCAATACTTGCGCTTGGTCCTAGGCTTTGCCGAATGAGCCTTGAGTAAGTAAAAAACTACTGATTTTTGACCGCTTGTAATAAGGATTTTTATGACACATTCCACTAAAACACTCGTCGCAATTGCTTCGATTATTATTATTTTAGCGGGTATTAAATTATCAAATGAAATTGTTGTACCATTTTTGCTTTCTCTGTTTATTGCGATCATTTGCTCACCGATGATCAAATTTATGACTAAACGGAAAATCCCACTATGGTTAGCTATTACCATATTACTTATTGCGTTTATATTAGGGTTTACATTTCTCGCGGGCATCATTAACAATACATTGCAAGAATTTACCAACTCTATCCCACAATATAAAACGCAGCTTTCTTCTAGAGTAAATGCGGTAATAGCATTCGCACAAAAATGGCATATACCACTTTCGCTTTCACAAGAAGAAATCATGAGTAAATTTGACCCAAGTGCACTCATGAATTTGGTAAGTAAGCTGCTGATGGGGCTTTCAGGCGCATTATCCAATATATTTGTCATCTTTTTAGTTGTCATTTTTATGCTATTGGAAATGCCTGTTGCAAAATATAAATTAGCCTTAGCACTTAGCCCCGATGATGATCTTAGAAATGAAAAAGAGTACATCAACCAAGTGCTTGACGGTGTTATTGGCTACCTTGGCGTAAAAACTTTTGTCAGTCTGCTGACCGGAGGCTTAGTGTGGATATTGTTAGAATCTTTAGATGTACAATATGCTATATTATGGGCAATACTGACTTTTTTACTTAATTATGTGCCGAATATCGGCTCAATTTTAGCCGGCATTCCGATTGTCATTCAAGCTTTGGTACTAAATGGCTTTTCAACAGGACTTGGTACATTAATCGGTATCGTTGTTATTAATATGATTATTGGTAATGCACTAGAACCTAAATTAATGGGCAAAAAACTGGGGCTTTCTACCCTTGTTGTGTTTCTCTCTCTTCTATTTTGGGGATGGCTACTCGGCACGGTTGGAATGTTACTTTCCGTACCGCTTACTATGGCATGCAAAGTAGCATTAGAATCAAATAAAGCGACACAAAAATATGCCGTACTATTTAGCGACTTAGAAGAGATACCAAAAGGCAAAAAATATCGCTAAATTACCCTTGACGAATCAAAAAGAGTTGCTAAAATCCGGCAACTCTTTTTTATTTCATTTTATGAAATAAATCAGACTGTTCGGATGAAGGTAGCTGGAGAGAAATGAATTAACATTTCACCGACGAGGTAAACTCTTTCAGGTGCGACTTTCTTAGTTGCGAGGACTGTTACTGGACGAACCCTTGGAGAGATCCACTCTATTTTAGTAATTAGTAAATAGAAAATGGACGCCGAAGGCGAAAATACATTAGCTTCTTAATGTGTGAAACGCTCAGGCAAAAGGACAGGGGAGAAAAGTGAACTCAACGTAGTGGCATACAAGCGGTCATATTTTGCCTGTTTTTTGCAAAAATTTACCGTTTTTTACCGCTTGTTTCTATCATTCCTTTTCTTTCCTTGTAAGCAGTTTTTACGAGGAATTTTCAAATGTCTATCGACACTATTTTAAGCCATATCAATAGTTTTATTTGGGGCGCTCCCCTACTTATTTTGATCTCAGGTGTAGGGCTATACCTCACACTTGCATTAAAAGGCATTCAATTCACCCAACTTGGACGAGCATTCGTTTATATGTTCAAGCCGGAAACCGGCAAAGGCCAATCCGGTGATATCTCTGCTTTTGCCGCCCTGTCAACTGCATTAGCCGCAACTATCGGCACCGGAAATATTGTCGGTGTTGCGACCGCAATTCACTCGGGTGGACCCGGTGCATTATTTTGGATGTGGCTAATCGCCTTATTCGGTATGGCAACCAAATATGCAGAGGGCTTACTTGCGATTAAATACCGCACTAAAGACAAATCCGGTTTTGTTGCCGGAGGCCCAATGTATTATATCGAACTGGGTATGGGTAAAAATTGGCGTTGGCTTGCCAAAGCTTTTGCTTTTTTCGGTGTTTTAGTTGCTTTATTTGGTATTGGCACCTTTCCTCAAGTAAACGGTATTACTACTGCATTGGAAGCAACCTTTGACGTACCTATTATCTTCACTGCAATTATTTTGACCTTAATTGTTGCTGCTATTATTTTAGGCGGAGTAAAACGTATCTCAAAAATTGCTACTATCGTAGTGCCATTTATGGCGGTTGGTTATGTAGTAGCCTCACTATGCGTTATTTTACTTAATGCGGAAAAAGTGCCTGCAGCAGTTGTAACTATTGTTCATGCAGCCTTTGATCCACAAGCTGCATTAGGTGGTGCATTTGGTTTTACCGTTATGCAAGCCATTCAACTCGGTGTTGCTCGGGGGATTTTTTCCAATGAATCAGGCTTAGGCTCTGCACCTATTGCAGCTGCAGCAGCTCAAACAAAAGAGCCTGTACGCCAAGGCTTGATTTCAATGACCGGTACATTTTTAGATACTATTATTGTCTGTACTATGACAGGTCTTGTTATCGTGATTTCAGGGGCCTGGATGGGAGATGCAAAAGGTGCGGCATTAACAACAACCGCATTCACCCAAGGTTTAGATAGCTCATTTGGTGCAGTCATTGTAACCATTGGCTTGATTTTCTTCGCTTTCACTACAATTTTAGGCTGGTGTTATTACGGAGAACGCTGCTTTGTCTATTTAACCCGTGGTCGCACTCAATACATTAAGCTATACCGCTTACTATTTATTATCTTAATCGCTACTGCACCATTTTTAAAATTAGACACAATTTGGACAATCGCCGATATTGTCAACGGATTAATGGCATTCCCAAATTTAATTGCACTTATTGCATTACGTAAGGTTATACTGACAGAAACTAAAGATTTCTTTAGCAGACTGAAAAAAGGCAAATAATCAAAAACAGATAAAATCTGATAAAATATGGGGTGTTTACACCCTATATTTTTATTTTATGAAATATTTCTACACTCTTATTTTCTGGTTTTTATCCGCATCAGTCAGCTACGCTGCTGAACACACACTTCAATGCAAAGTAGTAGGAATTAGCGATGGCGATACACTAAGTTGCTTAATCAATAAAACCTCTCTTAAAGTCAGACTACAACATATTGATGCACCGGAACAAACCCAACCTTACGGAACCAAAGCCAAACAAGCTCTGGCAAATTTAGTCTTTAAGAAGAATATTACGCTAAAAATCAGCGGCTATGACCGATACCAACGTATGCTTGCAGTTGTCTATGATGAAAACGGAAAAAATATCAATTTAACTCTCATTCAACAAGGTATGGCTTGGGCCTATAGCAAAGAAGCTGGCTACCAACAAGCTCAAGATAAAGCCCAAAAGGCTAAAGTAGGGCTATGGCAAGCTCCTAATCCTATTGCACCCTCCGAATGGCGAAAAGGTGATATCCAACCAACTCACTCACAAGCGGTTAAAAAAAGAGAAAATTTTGCAAATATTTCCAATGCCATCAACTGCCAAACCAAACTTAGTTGTAACCAAATTGATAATTATAAAATGGCTCAGTACTACTTCCGCCAATGTGGTTGGAAAGAGTTAGACGGCAATAATGACGGTATTCCTTGCAACAAACTTTACCGCCAAGCCCAACAAAATAGGAATTAATTTAGCTTATTTAAATCGACTATTCTATCAGCCGAATGAATAGTTGATTGCCTGTGTGCGACAATAATACGAGTGATTTTAAGCTGTGAAATTGCTTCATTCACTACACTTTCATTAGATTCATCTAAATGGCTGGTTGCTTCATCCATCAATAAAATTTGGGGCTTTTTATATAAAGCTCTGGCAATAAATAGTCTCTGACGTTGGCCGCCAGATAAATTATTACCCAATTCACCTAATAAAGTTTCATAATTCATCGG is a genomic window containing:
- a CDS encoding AI-2E family transporter; translated protein: MTHSTKTLVAIASIIIILAGIKLSNEIVVPFLLSLFIAIICSPMIKFMTKRKIPLWLAITILLIAFILGFTFLAGIINNTLQEFTNSIPQYKTQLSSRVNAVIAFAQKWHIPLSLSQEEIMSKFDPSALMNLVSKLLMGLSGALSNIFVIFLVVIFMLLEMPVAKYKLALALSPDDDLRNEKEYINQVLDGVIGYLGVKTFVSLLTGGLVWILLESLDVQYAILWAILTFLLNYVPNIGSILAGIPIVIQALVLNGFSTGLGTLIGIVVINMIIGNALEPKLMGKKLGLSTLVVFLSLLFWGWLLGTVGMLLSVPLTMACKVALESNKATQKYAVLFSDLEEIPKGKKYR
- a CDS encoding DciA family protein — its product is MKNSAPKNINEVLQNSTLSRLVEKANFINNLNQKVEKLLPESYRGLYRVANLVDNQLIINVQNATVRQGLILQQTTLLQQIQTDLPEITQLEFRVNPSIK
- the ruvX gene encoding Holliday junction resolvase RuvX, with the protein product MPKTVIAFDFGTNSIGCAVGQSITGTAQNLPAFKAQDGIPNWEEIGKLLKEWKPDLLVVGLPLNMDGTEQPLTQRAKKFANRLNGRFNLPVELQDERLTTVEAKAEIFSRGGYKALKKEKVDSISACLILESWFENH
- a CDS encoding YqgE/AlgH family protein — its product is MLENLQGKFLIATPEMDDEYFDRTVIYICEHNQQGAMGVVINTPTDLSVLELITRMDFQMANQRDYKKDQMVLSGGPVNQDRGFIIHTKTANDFIHTYPITDKITLTTSGDVLDSFGTPKSPEKFIVCLGCSTWRSSQLEQEIAQNYWIVSDANEKTLFETSYLERWSEAYEMMGILSIPSRAGRA
- the secA gene encoding preprotein translocase subunit SecA, with the protein product MISKLMTAIFGSSNDRILKRLKKRVAQINKLEHVFEQLSDAELQAKTTEFKQRLAEGASLDSLLPEAFATVREASRRVMGMRPFDVQLIGGMVLTERNIAEMRTGEGKTLTATLPCYLNALTGRGVHVVTVNDYLARRDAETNRPLFEFLGLTVAVNVPGLPPEVKRAAYQADITYSTNSELGFDYLRDNLAHDKNERFQRELHYALVDEVDSILIDEARTPLIISGPAEDATQIYQAVDQIIPHLIQQDKEDTEEYTGEGDFTVDLKNKQAHLTERGMVKVEDFLTQMGLMEEGESLYHPARISLLHHVSAALRAHKLFERNVDYIVKDGEVVIIDEHTGRTMAGRRWSDGLHQAIEAKERVNIQGENQTVASITYQNYFRLYEKLAGMTGTADTEAFEFQQIYGLNTVVIPTNKPVIRDDRTDLMFKSEAEKFAAIIHEIKDCIERKQPVLVGTASVEKSELLSAELTKAGIPHNVLNAKFHAQEAEIVAEAGAPGAVTIATNMAGRGTDIVLGGNWKMEIAKLENPTQEQIDEIKTAWQERYETVMKAGGLHIIGTERHESRRIDNQLRGRSGRQGDPGSSRFYLSLDDALMRIYLNEGKLNMMRKAFTEEGEAMESKLLTKVIASAQAKVEAHNFDGRKNLLQYDDVANEQRKVIYEQRNHLLETDDISAMIETIREDVFESTISQYIPPQSIEEMWDVPGLEERLQREFGLELPISHWLETEKDLQEETLRERILNIAKEEYKAKEEKVGAEVMRNFEKGVMLQNLDELWKEHLSSMDYLRKGIHLRGYAQKDPKQEYKKESFAMFTNMLNALKSNVISILSRIQVRSQEEIEEAQRQQAEMEAEAAQQPTQEADVIANTEALTDEGLANLNIGRNDPCPCGSGKKYKHCHGNKAKYA
- a CDS encoding alanine/glycine:cation symporter family protein — encoded protein: MSIDTILSHINSFIWGAPLLILISGVGLYLTLALKGIQFTQLGRAFVYMFKPETGKGQSGDISAFAALSTALAATIGTGNIVGVATAIHSGGPGALFWMWLIALFGMATKYAEGLLAIKYRTKDKSGFVAGGPMYYIELGMGKNWRWLAKAFAFFGVLVALFGIGTFPQVNGITTALEATFDVPIIFTAIILTLIVAAIILGGVKRISKIATIVVPFMAVGYVVASLCVILLNAEKVPAAVVTIVHAAFDPQAALGGAFGFTVMQAIQLGVARGIFSNESGLGSAPIAAAAAQTKEPVRQGLISMTGTFLDTIIVCTMTGLVIVISGAWMGDAKGAALTTTAFTQGLDSSFGAVIVTIGLIFFAFTTILGWCYYGERCFVYLTRGRTQYIKLYRLLFIILIATAPFLKLDTIWTIADIVNGLMAFPNLIALIALRKVILTETKDFFSRLKKGK
- a CDS encoding thermonuclease family protein, translated to MKYFYTLIFWFLSASVSYAAEHTLQCKVVGISDGDTLSCLINKTSLKVRLQHIDAPEQTQPYGTKAKQALANLVFKKNITLKISGYDRYQRMLAVVYDENGKNINLTLIQQGMAWAYSKEAGYQQAQDKAQKAKVGLWQAPNPIAPSEWRKGDIQPTHSQAVKKRENFANISNAINCQTKLSCNQIDNYKMAQYYFRQCGWKELDGNNDGIPCNKLYRQAQQNRN
- the secM gene encoding secA translation cis-regulator SecM, whose translation is MNLFFRHFHKTPFWSQLLLGMFAMLALPEIQAINPNESEQETVINQSVVQYTQSAADAEQQSPFIVEQRNLLVEIKPQAVSFCEFFAKSYRFDRQNVYPIRAGPVA
- the rsmE gene encoding 16S rRNA (uracil(1498)-N(3))-methyltransferase; its protein translation is MRIPRIYHPEPLAHQQSCVLSEDATNHVGRVLRMKASEQIILFDGSNHIFNATLQAVEKKQIIAKINSSELDNRESNLPIHLGQVISRGDRMEFTIQKSVELGVKTITPLWSERCGVKLNDERQDKKLQQWQKIAIAACEQCGRNEIPEIRPIMKLTDWCKEQDEMLKLNLHPRAKYTIRQLPNMPTAGVRLLIGSEGGLSAEEIAMTESEGFTEVLLGKRVLRTETASLAAITALQVCFGDI
- a CDS encoding YajG family lipoprotein gives rise to the protein MKLSKKTLVLATTFAAALLTGCQNQSNTLTFSTPTPTAVFNTNNQTAAVSVMTQDLRTSREIASYTKNGEVIRLTAVPEVAAMFQQAVQQDLNAKGFQIVQGAANANVIVNIRKFFATVEQGNLRYKADAQVGVEVTVQGARGNFSKNFNATRGYEGAFGADNDEIKKVLDQAYSDVVKAIYNDNEVANAIHQFK
- a CDS encoding copper resistance protein NlpE — protein: MKKIALVGFTAAILSACSLLPQKSVTGTYAGELPCADCEKIQAKLTLNADKTYQYDTVYFKDKKEYAYRDNGTYSWEPNKTNVIRLEKASGNLAFQVSDSHVEICDPNGNTVKSKHNYKLQKVR
- a CDS encoding BolA family protein, giving the protein MSVEQTIIQKINSEFSPVLCKIENESYMHSSGRGAESHFKLTLVSDKFEGKRAVARHRAVYACLAEELAKGVHALALHLYTSAEWEDIGGRVPDSPNCLGIGH